In Geoalkalibacter sp., the DNA window ACCGCGCCAAAAAAGCTTGGGGCCCGCGAATGGCGCTGTGCATGGAAATCAGCGTCTCCTCATCCACGGGGTCCAGGCGCAAGCTGGTGCGGGTGGTGCTGCCGAGGACCCCGCCGCGCACCCAGCTGAGTTTGCGCTCAGCGACCACGGTCTCGATGGTGGCCGGTTTTTTTCCGGGATCGCCTTGCAGGGCCAAATCCAGGCGCGCTCCGGCATGCAAGGCCGGCGTGACCCGGGCGGCGACGAAGCCCGGCCACCAGTGCGGCCATGCATCGACATCGGCCAGCACTTCCCAAACCTGCGCGGGCGATGCCGCCAGGCGCAGTTCATGATCCACGGCGAATTCCACCTGCCCGGTGGTTGCCATCATCAGGGCAAAGGCCACCAGCAGCAAAGAGCTCAGGATCAAGAGCTTGCGCAACATCGCGTCTGTCTCCCCCTTCGCCTCAGGACGAGGTTGCGCCGCCGTCGGTGGGCTTGCGACGCGGGCGGCGCCGACGCGGAGGACGCTTGCGCTCGCCGCTCGGGGCCGCCTTTTCGGGAACCGGCGCCTTCTTGCGGGGATGTGGACGTTTGTAATCCCAGAAAAAATCATCCTCCCCCGGCACCGCACTGGGAATGCGCCGCCCGATGTATTCCTCGATGTCGCCCAGATGCAGCACCAGATCCTCATCGGCCAGGGAGATCGCCTTGCCCAGAGCGCCGGCGCGCGCCGTGCGACCGATGCGATGCACGTAATCCTCGGGATCCTGCGGCAGATCGTAATTGATGACGTGCGTCACCTCATCGACATGAATGCCGCGCGAGGCCACGTCGGTGGCCACCAGAAAACGCAGTTGTCCGCTTTTGAACTCGCTGAGAATGCGCATGCGCTTGGGCTGCGGGATGTCGCCGGAGATGACCGCCGCGCGAAAGTCATTGGCGCGCAGGCGCTCGGTGAGATGCTCGGCCTCGCGCTTGGTGTTGACGAAGATCAGCACCCGCGTGGCCTGCGCTTCCTTGGCCAGTAAGCCAAGCAGCAGGGGAAATTTCTCGCGGCGCGACACATGAAAGAGAATCTGCTCGACACGCTCGGCGGTCACCTGTTCCGGCTCGACCTCCACGCGCTCGGCGAGGTTCATGAATTCGTAGGCCAGTTCGCGCACGCGGTGCGACAGGGTGGCGGAAAACAGCATGGTCTGGCGTTTTTCAAAAGGCGGCAGGCGGCGCAGAATGAAGCGCAGATCGCGGATAAAGCCCATGTCGAACATGCGATCGGCCTCATCGATGACCAGAAATTCGATGCGCGCGAAACTGAACACCTTCTGCTTGGCGTAGTCGATGAGCCGCCCCGGCGTGGCGACGATGACATCGACTCCGCCGCGCAGGGCGTCGCGCTGCTTCTGGTAGTCGATGCCGCCGAAAATCGGCTGCACCTTGAACGGACAGAATGCGCCAAGCCCCTTGGCGTCCTCGCAGATCTGCGCCACCAGCTCACGGGTCGGAGCGAGGATCAGGGCGCGGGGGTCGCTGCCGGTCGCCTGAGGGTTGCGCAGCATGCGCGTGAACAGGGAGATGAGAAAGGCCGCGGTCTTGCCGGTGCCGGTCTGCGCCTGTCCGGTGACATCGTGACCGGACAATGCCAAGGGGATGGATTCTTCCTGCACCGGAGTCAGATCGGTAAAACCGACGCTCTCGATGCCCTTGAGAACCTCGGCCGGTAAATTGAGCTCGGTAAATTTCATGCGTCTCCTAAGGCGCTGGAACAGCGGGGACAAAATCCCGGCCGTTCACCGCCGGAAATTAGAGTTCAACACCGATGGCCTCGGCCACCGTGTGCATGTCCTTGTCGCCGCGCCCCGACAGGCACAGGGCGATGATCGCCTCGCGCGGCAGACTCGGCGCGAGATGCTTAAGATAGGCCAGGGCATGGGCGCTCTCCAGCGCCGGGATGATCCCTTCCAGCCGGGTGATCAATTGAAAAGCCTCGAGGGCCTCATCGTCGGTGACCGCCACATATTCAGCGCGCTTGATCTCATGGAGAAAGGCATGCTCGGGGCCGACCCCGGGATAGTCGAGACCGGCGGATATGGAGTGCGCATTGAGGATCTGCCCCTCCTCGTCCTGCAGCAAAAAGGTCTTGTTGCCGTGCAGAACCCCGACCTGCCCGGCACTGATGGACGCGGCATGCTTGCCGCTGCCCATGCCCAGCCCCGCCGCCTCGACACCGATCAGGCGCACCGCGGAATCCTGCAGAAAGGGATAAAACATGCCCATGGCGTTGGAGCCGCCGCCGATGCAGGCCAGAGCCACGTCGGGCAGACGGCCTGCGGCCTCAAGCATCTGCTCGCGGGTTTCGCGGCCGATCACCGCCTGGAAATCGCGCACCATCCGCGGATAAGGGTGGGGTCCGGCCACCGTGCCGATGACATAGAAGGTATCGCGCACGTGGGTCACCCAGTAGCGCAAGGCTTCGTTCATGGCGTCCTTGAGGGTGGCGGTGCCGCTGACCACCGGATGGACCCGCGCGCCGAGCAGCTTCATGCGAAAGACGTTGAGGGCCTGGCGGCGGATGTCCTCCTTGCCCATGAAGATTTCGCATTCCAGGCCGAACAGCGCCGCCACAGTGGCGGTGGCCACGCCGTGCTGGCCGGCGCCGGTTTCGGCGATCACCCGCTTCTTACCCATGCGCCGCGCTAGCAAAATCTGCCCGACGGTGTTGTTGACCTTGTGCGCGCCGGTGTGGTTGAGATCCTCGCGCTTGAGATAGATCCGCGCGCCGCCGAAGTGTTCGGACAGCCGCCGCGCATGGTACAGAGGCGAGGGACGCCCCACGTAGTGCGCAAGATAGTCATTGAACTCGGCCGCGAAGGCGGGATCGCGACGCGCGGCGGCGTAGGCTTCTTCCAACTCGATGAGCGCAGGCATGAGGGTCTCGGCGACATAGCGCCCGCCGAACTGGCCGAAATGGCCGCGCTGATCTGGTGTGTCTTTCATGGGGTATCCCTTGTCGATCCATCCCCGCCGGCAAGACGGGAACATCCTTGGTTCATTGGCCGAGGAGGCAAGCCGCCTTGGCGTTGCGGATAAACGCCGCCACCTTGTCCGGATCCTTGTGCCCCGGCGCGCTTTCCACTCCGCTCGACACATCAACGGCAAAGGGCCGCACCACCTGTATCGCGGCAGCCACGTTGTCCGGCGTCAATCCGCCGGCGAGAATCACCGCGCCGCGCCGCGCCTGGGCGGCGGCCAGCTCCCAGTTGAAGGTGGCGCCGGTGCCGCCGTAATGCCCCGCCACCCAGGCATCGAGCAGCAATGCCGAGACCGGATAATCGGCCGCCGCCGCGAGACTCGCCGCGTCGCGCACGCGCAGCGCCTTGATAACGCGGCGTCCCGACAAACGGCAAGCCTCGGGTGTTTCGTCGCCATGGAGCTGAAGAAGATCGAGGCGACACTGCTCGGCGATTTCGTTGATCCGTTGCGGCGCCTCGTTGACAAACAGGCCGACGGAGCTGACAAAGGGCGGCAACGCCTCGATAATCGCGGCCGCCCGGGCCGGACTGACATAGCGCGGGCTGCCAGCGTAAAAAACGAATCCCAGGGCGTCGGCGCCGTTGGCAACGGCGTGCAGGGCGTCCTCAAGGCGCGTCAGTCCGCAGATCTTGACCCGCACGCCGGCCATCGGAGACGCCCTCAGAGCTCGACCCGCGGCAGATTCGCCAGCGACGCGCGAATGCTCTCCTCGGGATAGGCATAGTCCTGCAACTGCCCGGCGAGGTAGGCGTCATAGGCCGACATGTCGAAATGGCCGTGTCCCGAGAGGCAAAACAAGATGGTACGGCTACGCCCTTCCTCACGCGCCTTGATCGCCTCATCCACCGCCCCGCGGATGGCATGGGAGGACTCGGGCGCAGGAACGATGCCTTCCTGGCGGGCAAACAGCAGGGCCGCCTCGAAGCAGGCATTCTGCGGGTAGGCGACCGCTTCGATCACGCCTTCGTGCAGCAACTGGCTGACCAGCGCACTTTGCCCGTGATAGCGCAGGCCGCCTGCGTGAATGCCGGGCGGCACGAAATCATGGCCCAGGGTATACATCTTGGTGATGGGAGTCAGCTTGGCCGTGTCACCGTAATCAAAGGCGTAGATCCCCTTGGTCAGAGTCGGGCAGGATGCCGGCTCCACGCCGACCAGGCGAATCTGCTTGCCGTTGACCTTGTCGCGCACGAAGGGAAAGGCGATGCCGGCAAAATTGCTGCCGCCGCCGCAAGCACCCAGCACCACATCGGGATAGTCGCCGACCAGGCGCAACTGTTCCATGGCCTCAAGTCCGATCACGGTCTGATGCAGGCAGACGTGGTTGAGCACGCTGCCCAGGGCGTAATTGGTGTCGGCGTGACTGGCGGCGTCCTCCACCGCCTCGCTGATGGCGATCCCCAGGGAGCCCGGCGTATCGGGCGTCTGTTCGAGAATTTTGCGCCCCACTTGAGTCAATTGGCTCGGCGAGGGGATGACCTTGGCGCCCCAGACTTCCATGAGGCTTTTGCGGTAGGGTTTCTGCTCGCAGCTCACCCGCACCATGTAAACCGTGACCTCCAGCCCGAAAAAGCTCGCCGCCAGGGCCATGGAGCTGCCCCACTGACCGGCGCCGGTTTCCGTGGCCAGGCGTCGGATGCCGGCCTGTTTGTTGTACCAGGCCTGGGGGATGGCGGTGTTGGGCTTGTGGGAACCGGCCGGCGAAACGCCCTCGTATTTGTAATAAATCTTGGCCGGGGTTTTGAGCGCCGCTTCCAGGCGGTGCGCCCGATAAAGCGGCGAGGGCCGCCATAGCTGATACGCCTTGAGAACCTCTTCGGGAATATCGATCCAGCGCTCACGGCTCACTTCCTGCTCGATGAGCGCCATGGGGAAAATGGGCGTCAGATCCTCGGGACGGGCCGGCTTGCCGGTCTGGGGATGAATCACCGGCGCCATCTCGCCGGGCATATCGGGAATCACATTGTACCAGCGCTTGGGAATCTGGCTGTCGTTGAGCAAAATCTTGGTCTGCACCGCAAAGATCCTCCAAAAAATAATTTCAACCGATCAGGCGTCGAAGTTTGGCTTCGATGTCGGTTTCGCGCATCAGGCTCTCGCCGATGAGAAAGGCATCGGCGCCGACGGCTTTGAGCCGCTCGAGGTCGGCACGCGTATCAAGACCGCTCTCCGAAACGCGCACCCGATCCCCGGGTATCAACGGCAACAGGCGCTCCGAGACGCCAAGGTCGGTGACAAAGGTCGAAAGATTGCGATTGTTGATGCCGATGAGCCTTGCCGAGGTCTCCAGAGCCCTTGCCGTTTCGCTCTCGTCATGCACTTCCAGCAAAACCTCCAGGCCCAGATCCTCGGCGAGGTGGGAAAATTCCGCGAGCCGACCGTCCTCGAGGGCCGCGGCGATCAGCAGCACCGCATCGGCACCGGCGACGCGCGCTTCATAAAGCTGGTAGGCGTCGATGAGAAAATCCTTGCGCAGCAAGGGCAGCGCGACCTTTTCGCGAATCTGCCCGAGATAGGCCAGATCGCCGAGGAAGAAATCGCGGTCGGTAAGCACCGAGAGACAGGCCGCGCCGCCGCGCTCATAAGCTTGGGCGATGGCGACCGGTGCGAAATCCGGGCGGATGACGCCCTTGGACGGCGAGCCCTTTTTGACCTCGGCGATAATCGCCATGCCCTCCCGCGCGCAGGCCCGCAACCGCGCCCCAAAA includes these proteins:
- a CDS encoding SRPBCC family protein, with amino-acid sequence MLRKLLILSSLLLVAFALMMATTGQVEFAVDHELRLAASPAQVWEVLADVDAWPHWWPGFVAARVTPALHAGARLDLALQGDPGKKPATIETVVAERKLSWVRGGVLGSTTRTSLRLDPVDEETLISMHSAIRGPQAFLARLTSQDKFTAYQQAVLEALRLRVSPEGRPVLPSASNP
- a CDS encoding DEAD/DEAH box helicase, encoding MKFTELNLPAEVLKGIESVGFTDLTPVQEESIPLALSGHDVTGQAQTGTGKTAAFLISLFTRMLRNPQATGSDPRALILAPTRELVAQICEDAKGLGAFCPFKVQPIFGGIDYQKQRDALRGGVDVIVATPGRLIDYAKQKVFSFARIEFLVIDEADRMFDMGFIRDLRFILRRLPPFEKRQTMLFSATLSHRVRELAYEFMNLAERVEVEPEQVTAERVEQILFHVSRREKFPLLLGLLAKEAQATRVLIFVNTKREAEHLTERLRANDFRAAVISGDIPQPKRMRILSEFKSGQLRFLVATDVASRGIHVDEVTHVINYDLPQDPEDYVHRIGRTARAGALGKAISLADEDLVLHLGDIEEYIGRRIPSAVPGEDDFFWDYKRPHPRKKAPVPEKAAPSGERKRPPRRRRPRRKPTDGGATSS
- the trpB gene encoding tryptophan synthase subunit beta, which translates into the protein MKDTPDQRGHFGQFGGRYVAETLMPALIELEEAYAAARRDPAFAAEFNDYLAHYVGRPSPLYHARRLSEHFGGARIYLKREDLNHTGAHKVNNTVGQILLARRMGKKRVIAETGAGQHGVATATVAALFGLECEIFMGKEDIRRQALNVFRMKLLGARVHPVVSGTATLKDAMNEALRYWVTHVRDTFYVIGTVAGPHPYPRMVRDFQAVIGRETREQMLEAAGRLPDVALACIGGGSNAMGMFYPFLQDSAVRLIGVEAAGLGMGSGKHAASISAGQVGVLHGNKTFLLQDEEGQILNAHSISAGLDYPGVGPEHAFLHEIKRAEYVAVTDDEALEAFQLITRLEGIIPALESAHALAYLKHLAPSLPREAIIALCLSGRGDKDMHTVAEAIGVEL
- a CDS encoding phosphoribosylanthranilate isomerase, which gives rise to MAGVRVKICGLTRLEDALHAVANGADALGFVFYAGSPRYVSPARAAAIIEALPPFVSSVGLFVNEAPQRINEIAEQCRLDLLQLHGDETPEACRLSGRRVIKALRVRDAASLAAAADYPVSALLLDAWVAGHYGGTGATFNWELAAAQARRGAVILAGGLTPDNVAAAIQVVRPFAVDVSSGVESAPGHKDPDKVAAFIRNAKAACLLGQ
- a CDS encoding TrpB-like pyridoxal phosphate-dependent enzyme — encoded protein: MQTKILLNDSQIPKRWYNVIPDMPGEMAPVIHPQTGKPARPEDLTPIFPMALIEQEVSRERWIDIPEEVLKAYQLWRPSPLYRAHRLEAALKTPAKIYYKYEGVSPAGSHKPNTAIPQAWYNKQAGIRRLATETGAGQWGSSMALAASFFGLEVTVYMVRVSCEQKPYRKSLMEVWGAKVIPSPSQLTQVGRKILEQTPDTPGSLGIAISEAVEDAASHADTNYALGSVLNHVCLHQTVIGLEAMEQLRLVGDYPDVVLGACGGGSNFAGIAFPFVRDKVNGKQIRLVGVEPASCPTLTKGIYAFDYGDTAKLTPITKMYTLGHDFVPPGIHAGGLRYHGQSALVSQLLHEGVIEAVAYPQNACFEAALLFARQEGIVPAPESSHAIRGAVDEAIKAREEGRSRTILFCLSGHGHFDMSAYDAYLAGQLQDYAYPEESIRASLANLPRVEL
- the trpC gene encoding indole-3-glycerol phosphate synthase TrpC, whose amino-acid sequence is MILQRILQRKQEEVEGARRALPLAELRARSSDLPAARPFGARLRACAREGMAIIAEVKKGSPSKGVIRPDFAPVAIAQAYERGGAACLSVLTDRDFFLGDLAYLGQIREKVALPLLRKDFLIDAYQLYEARVAGADAVLLIAAALEDGRLAEFSHLAEDLGLEVLLEVHDESETARALETSARLIGINNRNLSTFVTDLGVSERLLPLIPGDRVRVSESGLDTRADLERLKAVGADAFLIGESLMRETDIEAKLRRLIG